One Grus americana isolate bGruAme1 chromosome Z, bGruAme1.mat, whole genome shotgun sequence DNA window includes the following coding sequences:
- the NREP gene encoding neuronal regeneration-related protein — MVYQPRLTIWVSQKIFPTSPEDGGFPKGSLPISKEVNCKKKSEEEGAWPVPVNGYGHHFAKINYLYSF, encoded by the exons GTTTATCAACCAAGGTTAACGATTTGGGTAAGCCAGAAAATCTTTCCAACCAGCCCTGAGGATGGGGGATTTCCAAAG ggAAGTCTCCCCATCTCGAAGGAAGTAAAttgcaagaagaaaagtgaGGAGGAGGGGGCATGGCCTGTTCCAGTGAATGGCTATGGACACCATTTCGCCAAAATCAATTACCTCTACTCTTTTTAA